The Pedobacter cryoconitis genome has a window encoding:
- the greA gene encoding transcription elongation factor GreA, with protein MTEVTYYTQEGLDKLKEEVHYLTTTGRQLISKAIAEARDKGDLSENAEYDAAKEAQGLHEAKISKLKTTLASARLIDESKLDLTKVLALSIVKIKNLKNGATMSYQLVAETEADLKTGKISVKSPIAQGLLGKSVGDKTEIEVPAGKIEFEILEITR; from the coding sequence ATGACAGAGGTAACATACTACACTCAGGAAGGATTAGATAAGCTAAAAGAAGAAGTACATTACTTAACTACTACGGGGAGACAATTGATCTCCAAAGCTATAGCTGAAGCAAGAGATAAAGGCGATCTATCTGAAAATGCGGAGTACGATGCTGCTAAGGAAGCACAAGGTCTGCATGAAGCAAAAATATCTAAATTGAAGACTACACTTGCATCTGCAAGATTAATTGATGAATCGAAATTAGACCTGACTAAAGTGCTGGCTTTATCGATCGTTAAAATAAAGAACTTAAAAAACGGTGCAACGATGAGTTACCAGCTGGTAGCTGAAACTGAAGCTGACCTTAAAACCGGAAAGATCTCTGTGAAATCCCCGATCGCACAAGGTTTGTTAGGTAAATCGGTAGGTGACAAAACTGAGATTGAAGTTCCTGCTGGTAAAATCGAATTCGAAATATTAGAAATCACGAGATAA
- a CDS encoding M1 family metallopeptidase codes for MMHKNIFKIATLFLLGTVTTQAQELYMPRNIKAAFANGTRALDGKPGKNYWQNKGKYDMTITVTPNDKLVKGTETITYTNHSPDTLKRITMRFVNNMHKPEAPRAGYVSKDYLTTGLDISLFTVDGQSYNVDSKDWGTTSDIKLNNALAPGKTATFKINWSYPLSKVSGREGQIDSTTFFVAYAFPRVSVYDDYNGWDKIPHTDRTEFYNDFNDYLLTVRAPKNYVVWATGDLKNPDEVLQPKFAEKLKKSYTSEEVVSIANAQEMANGEVTKQNEWNTWKFAVNHITDVTFALSNHYLWDAGSVVVDKKTGRRTSVQSAYDSKAEDFSHAATWTKLALDWFSNNWPGVPYPFSKMTAVQGFADMEFPMMVNDSSTPDMEFSQFVLNHEIAHTYFPFYMGTNETRYAHMDEGWATTLEYLIGQQQLGKEKADQNYKKFRVERWIKDPSTEEDQPIITLSTQVSGSGYGNNAYVKPSLAYLALKDMFGDVLFKKYLHAYMDRWNGKHPIPWDFFNTINDVSKQDLNWFWNNWFFSNNYIDLAIDKVTIKGMTYNISIQNIGGFAIPFDIKVTYADGTTHVIHETPTVWKFNQKAINIQFTADKPVTSMVLDGGIYMDAKPSDNSWNK; via the coding sequence ATGATGCACAAAAACATTTTCAAGATAGCTACGCTATTTTTATTGGGAACCGTTACCACACAGGCCCAGGAACTGTACATGCCACGGAATATCAAAGCAGCGTTTGCTAACGGCACACGTGCGCTGGATGGCAAGCCTGGAAAAAACTACTGGCAGAATAAAGGGAAGTACGACATGACGATCACTGTCACTCCAAATGATAAATTAGTTAAAGGAACGGAAACTATCACTTATACGAACCACAGTCCTGATACGCTGAAGAGGATAACAATGAGGTTTGTCAATAACATGCACAAACCAGAAGCGCCAAGAGCAGGGTATGTAAGCAAAGATTATTTAACAACCGGGCTGGATATCAGTTTATTTACAGTAGATGGCCAGAGTTACAATGTGGACAGTAAAGACTGGGGTACCACATCAGACATTAAGTTGAACAATGCTTTAGCGCCGGGCAAAACTGCAACCTTTAAAATCAACTGGAGTTATCCTTTGTCAAAAGTAAGCGGCAGAGAAGGCCAGATTGACAGCACTACCTTTTTTGTAGCCTATGCTTTTCCAAGAGTTTCAGTTTACGACGATTACAATGGATGGGATAAAATCCCGCATACTGACAGAACCGAATTCTATAATGATTTCAACGATTACCTGTTAACAGTAAGAGCACCTAAAAACTACGTGGTATGGGCCACAGGCGATTTAAAGAACCCGGATGAGGTGTTACAGCCTAAATTCGCAGAGAAGCTTAAAAAGTCTTATACCAGTGAAGAAGTCGTGTCTATTGCTAATGCACAGGAAATGGCCAATGGAGAAGTGACTAAGCAGAATGAATGGAATACCTGGAAATTTGCTGTCAATCATATTACTGATGTAACCTTTGCCCTGAGCAATCATTATTTATGGGATGCAGGAAGCGTGGTCGTGGATAAAAAAACCGGCAGAAGAACAAGTGTACAATCTGCCTATGACAGCAAAGCTGAAGACTTTTCTCATGCTGCAACCTGGACTAAACTGGCTTTAGACTGGTTTTCAAATAACTGGCCGGGTGTCCCATATCCTTTCTCAAAAATGACCGCAGTACAAGGTTTTGCTGATATGGAATTCCCGATGATGGTGAATGACAGCAGTACACCAGACATGGAATTCAGCCAGTTTGTATTGAACCATGAAATTGCACATACTTATTTCCCTTTTTACATGGGAACAAATGAAACGCGTTATGCGCACATGGATGAAGGTTGGGCAACTACTTTAGAATACCTGATTGGCCAGCAGCAGCTTGGCAAAGAAAAAGCAGACCAGAATTACAAGAAATTCAGAGTAGAGCGTTGGATTAAAGATCCTTCAACAGAAGAAGATCAGCCTATTATTACTTTATCTACCCAGGTTTCCGGCTCAGGTTACGGTAACAATGCTTATGTGAAACCTTCACTGGCTTATCTGGCTTTAAAAGATATGTTTGGAGATGTATTGTTCAAGAAATACCTGCATGCGTATATGGATCGCTGGAATGGAAAACATCCTATTCCATGGGATTTCTTTAACACGATCAATGATGTTTCCAAACAAGACTTAAACTGGTTCTGGAACAATTGGTTCTTTAGCAATAACTATATTGATCTGGCTATTGATAAAGTAACTATCAAAGGAATGACGTATAACATCTCTATTCAGAACATAGGTGGTTTTGCGATACCTTTTGATATTAAAGTCACTTATGCTGACGGAACAACTCATGTAATCCATGAAACTCCAACCGTGTGGAAATTCAACCAGAAAGCGATTAACATTCAATTTACTGCCGACAAACCAGTAACATCAATGGTGTTGGATGGTGGTATTTATATGGATGCCAAGCCATCAGATAACAGCTGGAACAAGTAA
- the thrA gene encoding bifunctional aspartate kinase/homoserine dehydrogenase I produces MNILKFGGTSVGSASGIRTLISILKEREQGDYPVVVLSAMSGVTNLLLAMAEKAQLAEEYAAELKEIEEKHFEVVRTLLPAGAQNPVFTRLKIYFNELEDVLQSVYHLKELSPQTKDLILSFGERCSAFMISHVAKQDFPNAICVDGSELIKTDSNFGQAKVNTPLTELLIQDFYEANRDKLLFVTGFIASNTEGRTTTLGRGGSDFTAAIWGSALNVKEIEIWTDVDGMLTADPRIVEKAFSLPELSYTEAMELSYFGAKVIYPPTMTPAFLKKIPIVIKNTFNTNFKGTYIRHGVNTSTFPIKGISSIDEISILNLSGSGMVGKAGFSGRLFSLLSREQINVVLITQSSSEHSITFAVKPADALSALAIISKEFELELQAKKLEYPEVENGLAVLAIVGENMKHTPGMSGKLFHALGRNGVNVRAIAQGSSEYNISVILSKNDLSKAVNAVHEAFFENLKKTLHVFCLGTGNIGKTLFRQLLVQSPLLAKNNDLEVKVMGISNSRGMYLSKTAMNLADWENELSKNAEPADLASFVKQMKAMNLPNCVFVDNTASSNPVNFYQEILESSISLVTCNKIGNSGEYEQYAAFKTAARTYGVDFHYETNVGAGLPIIRTLKDLMLSGDNIFSIEAILSGTISFIFNNFKNDVLFHEIVKEAQDKGYTEPDPRDDLNGKDFMRKMLILARDAGYPLEEADVQLESMLPPACMAADSVDDFYQELKNNAAYFEELKSKAAAENKVLRYIGKLEEGKVTINLQMVDDSHPFYMLSGSDNIISFTTDRYKDRPLVIKGPGAGAEVTAAGVFADIINVGKK; encoded by the coding sequence ATGAACATTCTAAAATTCGGCGGTACTTCAGTAGGATCGGCATCAGGTATACGAACCCTGATCAGCATCCTAAAAGAAAGGGAACAGGGTGATTATCCAGTAGTTGTACTTTCAGCAATGAGTGGAGTCACCAATCTGCTCCTGGCAATGGCAGAAAAAGCACAGTTGGCAGAAGAGTATGCCGCAGAGCTCAAAGAAATCGAAGAAAAACACTTCGAAGTCGTGAGAACCTTGCTTCCTGCTGGTGCGCAAAACCCAGTATTTACACGGTTGAAGATCTACTTCAACGAGCTGGAAGATGTTTTGCAATCGGTTTATCATTTAAAAGAATTAAGTCCTCAGACAAAAGATTTAATTCTGAGTTTTGGGGAGCGTTGTTCTGCTTTTATGATCAGCCATGTTGCTAAACAGGATTTCCCGAATGCGATTTGTGTAGATGGGTCTGAACTGATTAAAACAGACAGTAATTTTGGACAGGCCAAAGTAAATACGCCTTTAACAGAACTGCTGATTCAGGACTTTTATGAAGCAAATAGAGATAAACTATTATTTGTAACCGGATTTATAGCCAGCAATACCGAAGGAAGAACCACAACTTTGGGACGCGGCGGCAGTGATTTTACAGCTGCAATATGGGGCTCTGCCCTGAATGTAAAAGAGATTGAAATCTGGACTGATGTAGATGGGATGCTGACTGCTGATCCAAGGATTGTGGAAAAAGCATTTTCTTTGCCAGAGCTGAGTTATACAGAAGCGATGGAGCTTTCTTATTTTGGGGCAAAGGTGATTTACCCGCCTACAATGACTCCTGCTTTTCTAAAGAAAATACCAATCGTAATCAAGAATACTTTCAATACCAATTTTAAGGGCACTTATATCCGTCATGGGGTAAATACTTCAACTTTTCCTATCAAAGGAATTTCTTCCATTGATGAAATCAGTATCCTGAATTTGTCTGGTAGCGGAATGGTTGGTAAGGCTGGTTTTAGTGGCAGGTTATTTTCTCTTTTATCAAGAGAGCAGATTAATGTGGTACTGATTACGCAATCTTCTTCTGAACATAGTATCACTTTTGCAGTAAAGCCTGCGGATGCTTTAAGTGCGCTGGCTATCATCAGTAAAGAATTTGAACTGGAATTACAGGCTAAAAAACTGGAATATCCGGAAGTGGAAAATGGATTGGCTGTACTGGCTATTGTAGGGGAGAATATGAAACATACACCGGGCATGTCCGGTAAATTGTTCCATGCTTTAGGTAGAAACGGGGTTAATGTGCGGGCAATTGCACAGGGATCTTCAGAATATAATATATCAGTTATTTTATCGAAAAATGACTTGTCAAAAGCAGTGAATGCGGTACATGAAGCTTTCTTTGAAAACCTGAAGAAAACACTGCATGTGTTTTGCCTGGGTACGGGAAATATTGGTAAAACTTTGTTCCGCCAGTTATTGGTTCAAAGTCCGCTGCTTGCAAAAAACAATGACCTGGAGGTGAAGGTGATGGGGATCAGTAATTCGCGCGGGATGTATTTGAGTAAAACAGCTATGAATCTGGCAGATTGGGAAAATGAGCTGAGCAAAAATGCGGAGCCGGCAGATTTGGCTTCCTTCGTGAAACAGATGAAAGCCATGAATTTACCGAACTGTGTTTTCGTAGACAATACAGCAAGTAGTAATCCGGTCAATTTTTACCAGGAAATACTGGAATCAAGTATCTCGCTGGTGACGTGTAATAAAATTGGTAATTCTGGCGAATATGAGCAGTATGCTGCTTTTAAAACAGCTGCGCGTACTTATGGTGTAGACTTTCATTATGAGACAAATGTAGGAGCAGGTCTTCCGATTATTCGCACACTGAAAGATTTAATGCTGAGCGGAGATAATATCTTCAGTATAGAAGCGATCCTTTCAGGAACTATTTCTTTCATCTTTAATAACTTTAAAAATGATGTCCTTTTCCATGAGATCGTTAAAGAAGCACAGGATAAAGGCTATACTGAACCAGATCCGCGTGATGATTTAAATGGAAAGGATTTTATGCGTAAAATGCTGATCCTGGCCAGAGATGCGGGTTATCCGTTAGAAGAAGCAGATGTACAGCTGGAAAGTATGCTGCCTCCGGCTTGCATGGCTGCGGATAGTGTGGATGATTTTTATCAGGAACTTAAAAACAATGCGGCTTATTTTGAAGAGCTGAAAAGCAAAGCGGCGGCTGAAAATAAAGTGCTGCGGTATATCGGAAAACTGGAAGAAGGAAAAGTGACTATTAACCTGCAAATGGTTGATGACAGCCATCCTTTCTACATGCTTTCGGGCAGTGATAATATTATTTCTTTCACTACAGACCGGTACAAAGATCGTCCTTTAGTGATTAAAGGGCCTGGCGCGGGTGCAGAAGTAACTGCTGCTGGTGTATTTGCGGACATCATAAATGTGGGCAAGAAATGA
- the dtd gene encoding D-aminoacyl-tRNA deacylase: protein MRAVIQRVTQASCQVDDVVTGSIKKGLLVLLGIEEADGQEDLEWLAAKIFNIRIFSDEQGLMNKSLADIAGNILLISQFTLFAATKKGNRPGFTRAARPDQAIPLYEAMIKQLSILSGKPVQTGIFGADMKISLVNDGPVTILIDTKNKE, encoded by the coding sequence ATGAGAGCAGTTATACAAAGAGTTACACAGGCCAGTTGCCAGGTAGATGATGTAGTAACCGGTTCGATTAAAAAAGGATTACTCGTTTTACTGGGCATTGAAGAAGCCGACGGACAAGAAGACCTGGAATGGCTCGCTGCTAAAATATTCAATATCCGGATCTTTAGTGATGAACAGGGGCTGATGAATAAATCGCTTGCAGATATAGCCGGAAATATTTTACTGATCAGTCAGTTTACGTTGTTTGCAGCTACTAAAAAGGGAAACAGACCTGGATTTACCAGGGCTGCAAGGCCAGATCAGGCTATTCCACTTTATGAGGCCATGATTAAACAACTCAGCATCTTATCAGGCAAACCCGTACAAACAGGAATTTTTGGCGCAGATATGAAAATCAGTTTGGTTAATGACGGGCCCGTAACGATATTAATTGACACTAAAAACAAAGAATAG
- the rsgA gene encoding ribosome small subunit-dependent GTPase A encodes MQGLVIKSTGSWYLVHGEDDRDYQCRIKGKFRIKGIQTTNPVAVGDQVDFEMEPNSENGVIYKLHPRKNYIIRKSINLSKQAQIIAANIDEAFLVVTLASPRTSLGFIDRFLVTAEAYSIPSVLIFNKLDLYNEDGLEVLAEYKNIYENLGYPCYEVSATEGTNMPLIESLLKDKTTLFSGHSGVGKSSLINVLLPDRNIKTGEISESSDKGQHTTTFAEMHTLPFGGYLIDSPGIRELGIYDIKPEELSHYFREMRDMMHQCKFHNCRHINEPNCAVLEAVKSGEIESSRYESYLSMYHGNETRA; translated from the coding sequence ATGCAAGGACTAGTAATAAAATCAACAGGGAGCTGGTATTTAGTTCATGGAGAAGATGACCGTGATTACCAATGCAGGATTAAAGGAAAATTCCGGATCAAAGGAATTCAGACCACCAATCCTGTTGCAGTTGGAGATCAGGTAGACTTCGAGATGGAACCTAATTCTGAAAATGGAGTTATTTATAAACTTCATCCCCGGAAAAACTATATCATCAGAAAATCAATTAACTTATCAAAACAGGCACAGATTATAGCAGCCAATATAGATGAGGCCTTTCTGGTGGTTACACTCGCCTCTCCACGTACCTCGCTTGGCTTTATAGACCGCTTTTTAGTAACCGCAGAAGCTTACAGCATTCCTTCGGTATTAATCTTCAATAAACTGGACTTATACAACGAAGACGGGCTGGAAGTATTGGCAGAGTATAAAAACATCTATGAAAATCTGGGTTATCCATGTTATGAAGTTTCTGCGACCGAAGGAACTAATATGCCTTTGATAGAAAGTTTATTAAAAGATAAAACAACCCTGTTTTCAGGGCACTCAGGCGTAGGAAAATCAAGTCTGATCAATGTACTGCTGCCAGACCGTAATATCAAGACAGGCGAGATCTCTGAATCCAGTGATAAAGGACAGCATACTACAACCTTTGCTGAAATGCATACCCTGCCTTTCGGTGGTTATCTGATCGATAGTCCGGGCATCAGAGAACTGGGCATTTATGATATTAAACCAGAAGAACTGAGTCATTACTTCAGAGAGATGCGCGATATGATGCATCAATGTAAATTTCACAATTGCCGTCACATCAACGAACCTAATTGTGCAGTTTTAGAGGCCGTTAAAAGCGGGGAAATCGAAAGCAGCCGCTATGAAAGTTACCTGAGTATGTACCACGGCAATGAAACCAGGGCTTAA
- a CDS encoding nucleotide pyrophosphohydrolase, with translation MTIQEAQDTVDQWINTTGIRYFNELTNTAILMEEVGEVARIMSRKYGEQSFKKSDEAVDLGDEMADVLFVLICLANQTGINLTEAMEKNLVKKSIRDADRHKNNEKLK, from the coding sequence ATGACGATACAGGAAGCACAGGATACCGTTGATCAATGGATCAATACGACCGGGATCCGTTATTTCAACGAATTGACCAATACGGCTATATTAATGGAAGAAGTGGGTGAAGTAGCCCGTATTATGTCCCGTAAATACGGTGAGCAATCTTTTAAAAAAAGTGATGAAGCTGTAGACCTTGGCGATGAAATGGCCGATGTCTTATTTGTGCTGATCTGTCTGGCCAACCAAACGGGTATTAACCTGACCGAAGCAATGGAAAAAAACCTGGTGAAAAAGAGTATCAGAGATGCCGACAGGCATAAAAATAATGAGAAGCTTAAATAG
- a CDS encoding homoserine kinase, producing MRNSVKVFAPATVANVVCGFDVLGFAVNAPGDEVIMRVTDKPGVIISKITGDEGRLPLNPAKNTVSASVQDYLKHIGRTAIGIDIELHKKMPIGSGLGSSSASTVAGLFAINTLFDNQLSNKELVPFAMKGEELACGYGHADNVAPALLGGFVLVRSYEPLDVISLPFPQDMCAAIVYPEVDVPTKDARQMIRSKVLLKDAVKQWGNVAGLVTGLFTNDYDLIGRSMVDVLVEPTRSILIPDFYKMRSIAMELGAVSFGISGSGPSVFALTKDQDTAHLITQALQKQLKSIQINSLSFVSSVNKKGPVILD from the coding sequence ATGAGAAATTCAGTAAAAGTTTTTGCTCCGGCAACCGTAGCGAATGTAGTTTGCGGGTTTGATGTTTTAGGTTTTGCAGTAAATGCGCCGGGTGATGAAGTGATTATGCGGGTTACGGATAAGCCGGGAGTAATTATCTCTAAAATTACAGGGGATGAGGGCAGGTTACCGCTTAATCCGGCTAAAAATACGGTTAGTGCCAGTGTACAGGATTACCTGAAACATATTGGCCGTACAGCTATTGGAATTGATATTGAATTGCATAAAAAGATGCCTATCGGAAGTGGTTTGGGTTCAAGTTCTGCGAGTACGGTAGCTGGATTATTTGCGATCAATACTTTGTTTGACAATCAATTGAGTAATAAAGAACTGGTTCCTTTTGCGATGAAAGGCGAGGAGCTGGCCTGTGGGTATGGACATGCAGATAATGTAGCGCCTGCTTTACTGGGTGGTTTTGTACTGGTTAGAAGTTACGAACCTTTAGATGTGATCAGCTTACCTTTTCCACAGGATATGTGCGCTGCAATTGTTTATCCGGAGGTAGATGTTCCGACTAAGGATGCCAGGCAAATGATCCGTTCTAAGGTCTTATTGAAAGATGCGGTGAAGCAATGGGGAAATGTAGCTGGTTTGGTGACAGGCCTGTTTACGAATGATTATGATTTGATTGGCCGCAGTATGGTCGATGTACTGGTAGAGCCTACAAGATCTATTCTAATCCCTGATTTTTATAAAATGAGAAGTATTGCGATGGAATTGGGTGCGGTCAGTTTCGGGATTTCTGGTTCCGGCCCTTCTGTTTTCGCCCTGACAAAAGACCAGGATACGGCACATTTAATTACGCAGGCACTGCAAAAACAATTAAAATCCATTCAGATTAACAGTCTTTCATTTGTATCATCGGTCAATAAAAAAGGCCCGGTTATACTTGATTAA
- the thrC gene encoding threonine synthase gives MKLYSTNNHDLKIDFQSAVFNSMPQDKGLYMPVEIPALDQDFIQHLDRYTLREIAYKVSSALLQDDIPANDLKAIIDDAINFEAPLHPLDEDTYVLELFHGPSLAFKDFGARFMSRVMAYFLKDNEQLLDVLVATSGDTGGAVALGFLGVPNTRVTILYPKGKVSEIQELQLCSNGQNIRAIEIDGTFDDCQHLVKQAFADDELNSKMRLTSANSINIARLIPQTFYYFNAVAQLFRKGQREVVFAVPSGNFGNIAAGLLAYKMGLPVKQFIAATNANDTVPRFLETGIYETRPSVQTYANAMDVGAPSNWVRIMALFNDSREQVKELVKSYRYTDEQTVQAIADIYQQFNYVACPHTAIAWLAVQEYRRQQAPSEDTFVFLSTAHPCKFPDIFPAEIAAQINIPEQVDTLRQKEKIATAMAVDFDAFKSFLLTAD, from the coding sequence ATGAAATTATACAGTACGAATAACCACGACCTGAAAATAGATTTCCAATCTGCTGTTTTCAATAGTATGCCACAAGATAAAGGCTTATATATGCCTGTGGAAATCCCTGCGCTTGATCAGGATTTTATTCAGCATCTTGACCGCTATACGCTGCGTGAGATTGCTTATAAAGTGAGTTCTGCTTTATTGCAGGATGATATTCCTGCAAATGATTTAAAAGCAATCATTGATGATGCGATTAATTTTGAAGCCCCTTTGCATCCGTTGGATGAGGATACTTATGTATTAGAATTGTTTCACGGCCCTTCACTGGCTTTCAAAGATTTTGGCGCCAGGTTTATGAGCAGGGTAATGGCTTATTTTTTAAAAGATAATGAGCAGCTGCTGGATGTGCTGGTGGCTACTTCGGGAGATACCGGCGGAGCAGTAGCGCTTGGGTTTTTAGGGGTACCGAATACCAGGGTAACAATTTTATATCCTAAAGGAAAAGTAAGTGAAATTCAGGAATTACAATTGTGCAGCAATGGACAGAATATCCGTGCAATAGAAATAGACGGGACTTTTGATGATTGTCAGCATTTGGTTAAGCAGGCGTTTGCTGATGACGAGCTGAATAGTAAAATGAGGCTTACTTCTGCAAATTCGATTAATATTGCCCGTTTAATCCCACAAACCTTTTATTATTTTAATGCAGTAGCCCAGCTTTTCAGAAAAGGGCAAAGAGAAGTAGTATTCGCGGTGCCTAGTGGTAATTTCGGGAATATCGCTGCGGGTTTACTGGCTTATAAAATGGGCTTGCCTGTAAAGCAGTTTATTGCTGCGACCAATGCGAATGATACGGTTCCCCGTTTTCTGGAAACCGGTATTTATGAGACCAGACCTTCTGTACAGACTTATGCGAATGCGATGGATGTAGGTGCGCCAAGCAACTGGGTAAGGATTATGGCTTTGTTTAACGATTCGCGTGAACAGGTGAAAGAACTCGTAAAGAGCTATCGTTATACAGATGAGCAGACTGTGCAGGCGATTGCTGATATTTACCAGCAGTTTAATTATGTGGCTTGCCCGCATACGGCTATTGCCTGGTTAGCGGTGCAGGAATATCGCAGGCAACAGGCTCCATCCGAAGATACTTTTGTATTCCTTTCTACAGCACATCCTTGTAAGTTCCCGGATATATTCCCTGCTGAAATTGCTGCGCAGATTAATATACCTGAACAAGTAGATACGCTGAGACAAAAAGAGAAAATAGCTACAGCAATGGCGGTAGATTTTGATGCTTTTAAGTCCTTTTTATTAACAGCGGATTAA
- a CDS encoding META domain-containing protein, which yields MRRTTLMVLTVIGTLTSCNALKNTVEASSDLSKLGGTWELNYISGPRIAFNGLYPGQKPTLVFDLADKKVSGNSSCNSFSGKLNADDTSINFNQPMAVTKMACPGEGESVFFETLKKVNKYSIKGDTILNFMMGDIAIMRFKKIK from the coding sequence ATGAGAAGGACGACATTGATGGTACTTACAGTTATTGGCACTTTAACTTCCTGTAATGCCTTAAAGAATACGGTAGAAGCAAGTTCAGATTTATCAAAACTCGGAGGAACCTGGGAATTGAATTATATCTCAGGCCCAAGGATTGCTTTCAATGGTTTATATCCGGGTCAGAAACCGACCCTGGTTTTTGACCTTGCAGATAAAAAAGTAAGTGGTAACAGCAGCTGTAACTCTTTCTCAGGAAAATTGAATGCAGATGATACCTCTATTAACTTTAACCAGCCAATGGCAGTTACAAAAATGGCCTGTCCTGGTGAAGGAGAATCAGTTTTCTTTGAAACCTTAAAAAAAGTAAACAAATACTCCATAAAAGGAGATACGATACTTAATTTTATGATGGGCGATATTGCCATCATGCGATTTAAAAAGATCAAATAG
- a CDS encoding HIT family protein, whose amino-acid sequence MSSIFSKIVAGEIPAHVVAETTEFMAFLDVSPLTMGHVLVIPKKEIDYIFDMDEESYFGLTLFAKIVAVALKKAFPCVKVGMAVIGLEVPHVHIHLIPMNAVGDMNFSKAKLNPTQEELQEAAQKIKAQL is encoded by the coding sequence ATGTCAAGTATATTTTCCAAAATCGTAGCCGGAGAAATTCCCGCACATGTAGTTGCCGAAACGACAGAATTTATGGCGTTTTTAGATGTCAGTCCTTTAACAATGGGACATGTACTGGTAATCCCTAAAAAAGAAATTGATTATATATTTGATATGGACGAAGAAAGTTATTTCGGACTTACCTTATTTGCAAAGATTGTAGCGGTAGCGCTAAAGAAAGCTTTTCCATGTGTAAAAGTAGGAATGGCCGTTATTGGTCTGGAAGTACCTCATGTACATATCCATTTGATCCCTATGAACGCAGTGGGGGATATGAACTTTAGTAAAGCGAAGCTGAACCCTACGCAGGAGGAGTTGCAGGAAGCCGCTCAGAAAATTAAAGCACAGTTATAA
- the metF gene encoding methylenetetrahydrofolate reductase [NAD(P)H]: protein MKITDHVTNAKGKTLFSFELLPPVKGKSITDIYDAIDPLMEFNPPFIDVTYHREDYIYKQHDNGLLEKVSYRKRPGTVAICAAIMNKYKVDAVPHLICGGFTREETENALIDLQFLGIDNVLVLRGDARHADSTFIPTPGGHAYATDLLGQVNDMNNGKYLFEDHSAFQTDFCIGVAGYPEKHFEAPNLKADFKYLKQKVDMGAEFIVTQMFFDNAKYCDFVAQCRANGINVPIIPGLKPITSSKQLISLPKIFHIDLPEDLTEAVQECKNEKDVKEVGIEWMIQQCKELIKVGAPVLHFYTMSNPEPTKRIARAVF, encoded by the coding sequence ATGAAGATCACCGACCACGTTACCAATGCCAAGGGTAAAACCTTGTTTTCTTTTGAGCTCCTGCCGCCAGTTAAAGGAAAAAGTATCACTGATATTTATGATGCCATAGACCCTTTAATGGAATTTAATCCACCCTTTATTGATGTGACCTATCATAGAGAAGATTATATCTATAAACAACATGATAACGGCTTGCTGGAAAAGGTTTCTTACCGTAAACGTCCGGGTACAGTAGCGATTTGTGCTGCGATTATGAACAAATACAAAGTAGATGCTGTTCCGCATTTAATTTGTGGTGGTTTTACCAGAGAAGAAACTGAAAATGCACTGATTGACCTTCAGTTTTTAGGAATTGATAACGTATTGGTTTTACGCGGAGACGCAAGACACGCAGATTCAACCTTTATCCCTACCCCCGGCGGTCATGCTTACGCTACAGATCTTTTAGGCCAGGTTAACGACATGAACAACGGGAAATATCTTTTTGAAGATCACTCAGCCTTCCAGACAGATTTCTGTATTGGTGTGGCAGGTTATCCTGAAAAGCATTTTGAAGCCCCAAACTTAAAAGCCGATTTCAAATACCTGAAGCAAAAAGTAGATATGGGTGCAGAATTTATCGTGACCCAAATGTTTTTCGACAATGCTAAATACTGTGATTTTGTTGCCCAGTGCAGGGCAAATGGGATAAATGTCCCCATTATTCCCGGACTTAAACCGATTACCTCGTCTAAACAACTCATCAGTTTACCAAAAATATTCCACATTGATTTGCCAGAAGATCTGACAGAGGCCGTGCAGGAATGTAAAAATGAGAAGGACGTAAAAGAGGTAGGAATAGAATGGATGATCCAGCAATGCAAAGAGTTAATCAAAGTTGGCGCTCCCGTACTTCACTTTTATACCATGAGTAACCCTGAACCGACAAAAAGAATTGCCCGCGCAGTTTTCTAA